tggacgtcgccgccatccaCCGTCTCGCcgaccgcctccgcgttCGTCTCGATCGCCCTCACCATGTCCCGCTTCATGCGGGGTAGCACCAGGTTGGGGCGTTTCTCGCGGAACCCCGGGAAGCCGCCCGCGAAGGAGGTGAGCGTCTGGCCCTCGAAGTGCACGATgtcggtggcgacgtcggtgagGAAGTCGTAGTCGTGGCTGACCACCAGCGTGGTGGTGTCGGTGAGGGAGCGGAGGTGCCCGGCGAGCCACTCCACCGCGTTGACGTCCAGGTGGTTCGTGGGTTCGTCGAGCAGGAGGAGGTCGGCTTTTTGCAGCATGGCTctcgcgatggcgagccTCATTCGCCAACCCCCGGACAGCTCGCTCACCATCTTCTCGGTGATCATCTCCGACGTGAACCCGACGGCTTCCAAACACGGCTtcacgtccgccgcgttcgcgtccagcGTCGACGCCTGCGACGTCATGAACGCGAGGATGGTCTGCTCCAAGGTCACGAGCACCTCGTGCTGCACGAAGACGCACCTGATGTCCTTGGGGAACCCGTTGATGTCCCCGGCCGCGAGGCGGGTCAACAGCGTGGTCTTACCCGCGCCGTTCTGCCCCACCACCCCGTACCGCCGACCGCGCTCCAGCTTCAGCGACGTCGGCCTGAGCAGCACCTTccccgcgaacgcgaggaTGATCCCTTCGAGGTCGAGGCAGTATCGCTTCGCGGCCGACTCCGATCCCGCACCGTCGCCCCCAACGTCCGGGTTTgaacccgcgtcgtcgcctcctcccccgaGGTGGTGCGCCACCGCTCCGTCAAATAGGGACCTGATCGCGTCGTCTCCTATGAACTCCGCCAGCATCGGCCCAGCCGCGTCCACCAACTCGTCGGCCATCTCGCGACGACACCTTCCCggatcgccgtcggcgaggagctcgctCGCCATGTCGGCGACGTACTCCgtcacctcgtcgtcgaccgcgccggggtgggcggacgcgagcgcgtcctttATGTGCTTGATCACGTCAGACGCGCCCATCTCCGGTATCGCCCTTCTCGtcccttcgccgcccgcgccggcgagccaGTGCGCGTTTGGCAGCGCAGGAAAAGTGCCGTCTCGCCTGTGCACAGCCGGCAAGCAGCACCAGCACGGGAAAAATTATGCCGAGGCGTTGCCGAACCGAGGCCCAGGAATCGCCCGGGCGGGAGGGGAATCTCCAGAATAATCTCGGGGCACCGGGAAATTTTGGCCGCTTCCACATATACATAATCAGTCTTCAAAACGCGAGAAATAAAACGACTCTCGGGACGTGAGAAAATACCCGATTGCCACTCTGTCATCGAAACCAGGATATCTGCAGTGGTGCGGAGGACTGGAAACCGCCGTTTGGGGAGTTAATTTCGTTCATCAGCCCGAAGGGGGACGACGAGTCTGCCAAAAAATCGGGGAACGGTAGCACAAGGCGGCTAGAAGATCAACACGATCGGTCGGCGGGAGCAATGCGCCATTGGGGCGCAGCGATGTTCGGCCGAAAGTCCCAAGACGGGGGCAATCtaccgccgccacccgccgcgggcggtggcCTCGCGATAGACGTCGAGGATGTCAACCCCGAGACCCCCGAGACCCCCGGGCACAGGCGCACGGGCTCCGGCGGTTGGCTGAGCCCCGGGAAGTCCGGTAAAAAGAGGCCGAAGCGCACGCTCACCACTCCGCGCAAGGGCGAGGTGAAGCAGAACCTGTACGAACCCCCGAACCTGGAGAAAGCGTTGGCGCGCATGCGCAGGCTGCAGCCGCACGAGGAGACAGATGACCCCGAGAAGCCCACGAAGAAGCTCTCGCTCTGGATGAAGGAGGAGGAAATGCAGGGAAAATTCAGCGAGGGAATCGTGTTCTGGTTCAAGCTGATGAGGGACCACCTCTTGATGTTCTTCATATTCACGATCCTCTCTTTCTGGGCGTTCAACCAGATGAGGGTCTCGAACGAGGAGGCCAACCCCAGCTACGAGCGCCTCGGAGCGCTCGGCCgcgtcaccctcgccgccatcatGATTTGGTCCGAGGATACCCAGCGCAAGGGCGAGACTGTCTCCAACACCGACAAGGACGCCACCTTCGGCATCAtcgtgctcgacgcgctcatgaTGTTCGCGCTTCTCTTCGTCACCGGCTATCACCACATGAAGAAGGAGCAGGTCAAGGAggaggtcgacgacgcgaccatCTCCCTCGACGATTACTCCGTCGTCATCGAGTCCGGATTGCCCTCGGACGTCACCGAGgagcgcatccgcgcgcACTTCGAGAAGTTCGGCGAGGTGCACGAGGTGGTCCTCGGCAAGGACCTTCTGGAGGTGATGAACCTCAGGAAGCGGCTCATCGCGCTGGAGGCCAACCACGAGATGCTCGAGTGGATGCTCAAGCGCGCGAACAAGctcctcggcatcgtcgaGATGGACACGTCCACCATGACCCAGGAGGAGATCATGGTCGCCCGGTGGAAGAAGCTCACGCGCAGGGTGAAGAAGGAGATCGACaagcgcgagggacgcgtcgacgtcttcttcgccgcgctcgagaaggcgcgcgacgactcgCTCTCCATCGaggatcgcgccgccgccgccgccgacgccgcgtccaagaACCCCCGGTTCGCTGGAGGCAAGGACaacgcgggagccgccgcgtccaaggaCCCGAGCAACTACAACCCCGCGGTCATCAAGCAGAAGATCGAGCAGTCGCTGAaggaccgcgaggagctggaggatgagatcgccgcgtgcgtcgaggaGGGATACCCGGTTGTCACCGCGTGGGTCGCGTTCGAAGAGGAGGACAGCTGCGTCGAGTGCGTCCAGGCGGTGCGCGCCTCCAAGAAGCGCGAGCGCAAAATcaaggcgaagaagctcGTGGGCTTGGAGGAGACGGACGGGCTTCCGGGGGAGTACGACGTTCGCACGTTCGAGGGCGAGAACAAGCTGGAGATTTCCACCGCTCCACCCCCGTCCGACATCCTCTGGGAGAACCTCCACTACTCCATGGACACTTTCTGGAAGCGCGAGATGCGCTCCAACGTCATCATGTGGGGATTCCTCATCATCAACGTGTTtgccatcgccggcgccaagaTCACGTCCGTCACCCTTCCCCCGGTCATCCCGGTGTGCGATGACGTCGACAACGGCGGCTCGTTTCTTCAGTGCCCGAAACTTTGGAACCTCGACTCGGACACCGCGGCTGTCGCGTCGCAGGCGAGGATTGACATCATGCCCTTCGTCAAGCAGGAGAAGAGCGCATCGAATTGCGAGGACTTCCTCGAGTACGATCAGTTCATCGGCAACATGACCAAGTACGCCAACTGGTACGACGGAaccagcgtcgccgcgggggcgccaaCCACCGCGGCTGAGGTTGCCACTTTCCGCGCCGGCATCGAGACCGCGGGGGCCGCCTGGACCGGCGGTTTCGACCAAGCCACGCACATGGACGAGTGCGCCGCGCAGATCTGCTACAGCTGCTACTGCAAGAAGAACACGGCGGATGAATTCTGCAAGGACCACAACGAAAACGAGGCTGAGCGCACGCTCATTCTCATCGGCGCCATCTGCGTCTCTGCGACGGCGAACCTTATCATTAAGGAGCTGGCCATCAGGCTCTCCTTCTTCGAGAGGCCCCACAgcacgaccgcgcgcgagctcgggatCGCCGAGAAGATGACGGTGGCGCTGATGGTGAACATGTGCCTCCTACCCCTGCTCATGACCACCCAGCTGGCCATCCCATCGTGGCCTGGAAAGTTTGACGATACCAGCTCCGGTTGGTACAACGACTTCGGCAACACCCTGGTGCAGATCGCGCTCATCAACTCCATCTCCTTCCCGTTCACTCTGCTCTCCCCGGTGATCATCTGGAGGATGCTGGTGTACTTCCTCACGCCGAGTGTCAAGTCGCAGAGGCAACTCAACGAGCTgtggacaccgccgccgttt
This DNA window, taken from Micromonas commoda chromosome 2, complete sequence, encodes the following:
- a CDS encoding predicted protein, which produces MRHWGAAMFGRKSQDGGNLPPPPAAGGGLAIDVEDVNPETPETPGHRRTGSGGWLSPGKSGKKRPKRTLTTPRKGEVKQNLYEPPNLEKALARMRRLQPHEETDDPEKPTKKLSLWMKEEEMQGKFSEGIVFWFKLMRDHLLMFFIFTILSFWAFNQMRVSNEEANPSYERLGALGRVTLAAIMIWSEDTQRKGETVSNTDKDATFGIIVLDALMMFALLFVTGYHHMKKEQVKEEVDDATISLDDYSVVIESGLPSDVTEERIRAHFEKFGEVHEVVLGKDLLEVMNLRKRLIALEANHEMLEWMLKRANKLLGIVEMDTSTMTQEEIMVARWKKLTRRVKKEIDKREGRVDVFFAALEKARDDSLSIEDRAAAAADAASKNPRFAGGKDNAGAAASKDPSNYNPAVIKQKIEQSLKDREELEDEIAACVEEGYPVVTAWVAFEEEDSCVECVQAVRASKKRERKIKAKKLVGLEETDGLPGEYDVRTFEGENKLEISTAPPPSDILWENLHYSMDTFWKREMRSNVIMWGFLIINVFAIAGAKITSVTLPPVIPVCDDVDNGGSFLQCPKLWNLDSDTAAVASQARIDIMPFVKQEKSASNCEDFLEYDQFIGNMTKYANWYDGTSVAAGAPTTAAEVATFRAGIETAGAAWTGGFDQATHMDECAAQICYSCYCKKNTADEFCKDHNENEAERTLILIGAICVSATANLIIKELAIRLSFFERPHSTTARELGIAEKMTVALMVNMCLLPLLMTTQLAIPSWPGKFDDTSSGWYNDFGNTLVQIALINSISFPFTLLSPVIIWRMLVYFLTPSVKSQRQLNELWTPPPFLLSERYGQMNAAFLYTIIFSSGMPLLYVGHFVKIALDIVIDRIMLFRACIQPPRYTGKLAAQFLYIVPIGIILHFLFAVYMCGERDLPSRTLPAGVFGKWAGGPNQAVAERDYQFDFSARLKRVNGLFPFVCAMVTAGLVFIATIVLQVRKRKKKGQMEAEGCPPLSEAKAKKLITDLTSYRITDNPVYQHLFPPGEEVSEGL